Proteins found in one Quercus robur chromosome 2, dhQueRobu3.1, whole genome shotgun sequence genomic segment:
- the LOC126713471 gene encoding leucine-rich repeat receptor-like tyrosine-protein kinase PXC3 — MHIHLIDQKPKKKFRTNNSQLVAKMNRYEKSTLLFLFFLLFCPMVFCQLSSKQTTIMFNVSKLINKAHLWDITKAPCSWQGVTCSSGNSSVTKISLSGISLNSSDFLPQLCQIDSLESLDLSKCQLHSIPNEFITACGKIDGLKLLNFSENRLSGSLPTFLGFVGLEFLDLSFNTFSGNISLQLDGLVSLKSLNLSANRFTSLIPKNLSLVLEQLQLSVNEFHGTIPDRIMNCLNLTLIDLSQNRLSGTVPDSIENLAKLEILILSSNNFIGKIPKGLSSITTLSRFAAYQNHFDGTIPSGITTNLRNLDLSFNNLSGSIPLDLLSPPKLQTIDLSYNLLTGPIPSKISAKLIRLRLGSNYLNETIPSSTFGTLQNLVYLELENNSLTGLVPPDLGSCPNLALLSLAVNNLTGTLPIQLGNLSHLQVMKLQSNKLIGGIPIEITQLQKLSILNISWNSLSGSIPSTISNLGNLTNLNLQGNQFSGPIPDTISRMNSLIELQLGGNQLNGRIPNMPAKLQIALNLSSNNLVGSIPMTLSQLTGLEVLDLSNNSLSGEIPSSLTTMTSLTQLILRNNMLSGVCPKFNPHVMLNVSGNQELIVMNDTNQTPSITQPAKKGKSVATALLIGFAVALFAVLVVTWLAISISRRYYRVNDEQLQSPEDLPLPQVLQGNILTANGIHRSNIDFTKAMEAVANPSNITLKTRFSTYYKAVMPSGSSYFVKRINWSDKIFQLGSHDKFGHELEVLGKLSNSNVMTPLAYVLTVDNAYLFYEYAPKGTLFDVLHGSLGKALDWASRYSIAVGAAQGLAFLHGFNSCPILLLDLSSRNIMLKTLKEPQVGDIELCKVIDPSKSTGSLSMVAGSVGYIPPEYAYTMRVTMAGNVYSFGVILLELLTGKPAVSEGTELAKWVLNNSVKQDKWDHILDSNVSRTSLAIKSQMLAVLKVALGCVNVSPDARPKMKSVLRMLLNAR; from the exons ATGCATATACATCTAATagaccaaaaaccaaaaaaaaagttcagaACCAACAATTCCCAGCTCGTAGCTAAAATGAACAGATATGAGAAAAGCACCCTTTTgttccttttcttcttattattctGTCCTATGGTTTTCTGTCAACTATCCTCAAAGCAAACCACCATCATGTTTAATGTTTCTAAGCTCATCAACAAGGCTCACTTATGGGATATTACCAAAGCCCCATGTTCGTGGCAAGGAGTTACGTGTAGCTCAGGGAATTCCTCCGTAACCAAAATATCATTATCTGGGATTTCTCTCAATTCTTCAGACTTTCTACCTCAGCTTTGCCAGATAGATTCTTTGGAGAGTCTCGACCTCTCCAAGTGCCAACTGCATTCAATCCCAAATGAATTCATCACAGCTTGTGGTAAGATTGATGGGCTCAAACTCTTGAATTTTAGTGAAAATAGATTGTCTGGTTCTCTGCCTacttttcttggttttgttgGGTTGGAGTTCTTAGACTTGTCTTTCAATACGTTTTCTGGAAACATTAGCTTACAGTTAGATGGATTGGTTTCCCTCAAAAGTTTAAATCTTAGTGCCAACCGTTTCACTAGCCTTATTCCTAAGAACCTTTCCTTGGTTTTGGAACAGCTTCAGCTCTCTGTGAATGAATTCCATGGTACGATCCCAGATCGAATCATGAATTGTTTGAATTTGACTTTGATTGACCTAAGTCAGAATAGGCTTTCTGGTACTGTTCCTGATAGTATTGAAAATCTCGCTAAATTGGAAATTTTGATTCTGTCTTCCAATAACTTTATTGGAAAAATTCCAAAAGGCCTTTCATCTATCACAACCCTTTCACGTTTTGCAGCCTATCAAAACCACTTTGATGGTACAATTCCTAGTGGTATTACAACAAACCTCAGGAACTTAGACCTTAGTTTTAATAATTTAAGTGGGTCGATTCCTTTAGACTTGTTGTCACCACCAAAATTGCAGACTATAGATTTGTCTTATAATTTGTTGACCGGACCTATACCTTCAAAGATATCTGCAAAGTTGATCAGGCTGAGATTGGGAAGCAATTATCTTAATGAGACAATCCCTTCATCAACATTTGGAACACTTCAGAATTTGGTGTACTTGGAGCTGGAAAATAATAGCTTGACTGGGTTAGTACCTCCGGATTTGGGTTCTTGCCCGAATTTGGCACTGTTGAGTTTGGCAGTGAATAACCTGACTGGAACATTACCGATACAGTTGGGTAATCTTAGCCATCTTCAAGTTATGAAGCTTCAATCCAACAAGCTGATTGGAGGAATCCCAATTGAAATTACTCAACTCCAGAAATTATCAATATTGAATATCAGCTGGAATTCGCTGAGTGGTTCAATACCTTCTACAATTTCAAACTTGGGAAACCTTACCAATTTGAACTTACAAGGCAACCAATTCAGTGGTCCAATACCCGACACTATTAGCAGAATGAATTCTCTGATAGAACTCCAGCTTGGAGGAAACCAACTCAATGGTAGGATTCCAAATATGCCAGCAAAGTTGCAGATAGCTTTAAATCTCAGCAGCAACAACCTTGTAGGGAGTATTCCAATGACTCTTTCACAACTTACTGGATTAGAAGTTTTGGATCTCTCAAACAATAGCTTATCAGGAGAGATACCATCATCTCTAACTACAATGACGTCTTTAACACAGTTGATACTTCGTAACAATATGCTCTCTGGGGTTTGTCCAAAATTTAATCCACATGTAATGCTCAATGTAAGTGGAAATCAGGAGCTTATTGTGATGAATGACACAAATCAGACACCATCAATCACACAACCAGCCAAAAAGGGAAAATCAGTCGCTACAGCATTATTAATTGGGTTTGCAGTGGCTCTTTTTGCTGTTTTGGTAGTAACATGGCTTGCCATATCAATCTCAAGGCGCTATTACAGGGTTAATGATGAACAATTACAATCACCAGAAGATCTTCCGCTTCCTCAGGTCCTCCAAGGCAATATATTAACTGCAAATGGAATCCACAGATCAAATATCGACTTCACCAAAGCTATGGAAGCAGTTGCTAACCCATCAAACATCACACTGAAGACTAGGTTTTCTACCTACTACAAAGCTGTCATGCCATCCGGATCAAGCTACTTTGTCAAGAGGATTAACTGGAGTGACAAGATATTCCAGTTGGGCAGCCACGATAAATTCGGGCATGAGCTGGAGGTCTTGGGGAAACTAAGCAATTCAAATGTCATGACTCCTCTAGCCTATGTTTTGACAGTCGACAATGCTTATCTGTTCTATGAATATGCACCCAAGGGCACCCTTTTTGATGTTCTTCATGGTAGCTTGGGAAAGGCTTTGGACTGGGCCAGCAGATATAGCATTGCAGTTGGAGCTGCTCAGGGTCTGGCTTTTCTGCATGGATTCAACTCCTGTCCAATACTACTTCTTGACCTATCAAGCAGAAACATCATGTTGAAGACCCTCAAGGAACCTCAGGTCGGAGACATCGAGCTCTGTAAGGTGATTGATCCCTCAAAGAGCACTGGAAGCCTTTCTATGGTTGCTGGCTCTGTTGGCTATATTCCCCCAG AGTATGCTTACACAATGAGGGTAACAATGGCTGGGAATGTTTATAGCTTTGGGGTCATACTTCTGGAATTGCTGACAGGAAAGCCGGCTGTTAGTGAGGGAACCGAGTTGGCCAAATGGGTTTTAAATAACTCAGTCAAGCAAGATAAATGGGATCACATCCTTGACTCTAATGTCAGTAGAACATCACTTGCCATTAAAAGTCAGATGCTTGCAGTCCTGAAGGTTGCTCTTGGTTGTGTGAATGTGTCACCAGATGCAAGGCCCAAGATGAAGAGTGTGCTACGAATGCTCCTCAATGCAAGATAA